GCAACATATATATGTACTCTCCTTCTCCTTTGTACCATTTCTTTTAACATATAAATgacatatataaatgtaattagaaataaataaatacaaattaaaataaataaaaagtagctTGACGTTTCTCAGCtggaatattgtttttcttaaaCAAATAGTTATTcgtgtttattttacattagaCGTATTATTCCACATTCTTTGAGAAAACAAACATCCAGAAAGCCAATCTTGATCGGTAGATAAGTGCCCTTTTTTGTTTTCAGCATTtaccttttaatttttttcctgtttgttttgtttgccgtttttgctttaaaacaataacattttgtgaaacTCCTCTCTCTTggtttactgtaaaatactaAGGATTTCCTTTGCGTTTTCTGTGTTCCAGCCCTGACCCTGAAGCGGCCCTTCACATGCCAGCACATACTTATGCAGGATTTGTGTGCCGATATCCCGGAAATGAAGCCTGTCCTCTTTTCGCTCTGTGCTATCCATGCTGCAGTCCTCATATTTCACTGCCCAGAAGCACATCTCACCAATGTACATCATTGTAAGCAAGTGTGTATCAGAAAAGATACCTAAAGGAGATAAAAGGAAAACTGTCATTTTTTTCAAGTAAAATAAACACACTTATCACTAACATTTCTTCTTggttattaaaacatttgttttttgatTGCTAGGCATTAAGTCACACATTTCTCGAATATCCCTCTCAATAAACCAATACTTGTTAAGATGGTATAAatcttattttaattaaaaatcagTATGTGACAAAAGCAGAGATGCAATGCATGATCTGtcgcacacagacacatttttaattcaatACAGACACTGGGCTTTGGGGGCTGACTTGGataacatacacacaaactttGGAATTGAGAAATCAAAGAAATCAATCAtttgacttttacttttaaacagaaAGTACACTTGCAACATGTACCTTCTGCCAGAAAATTGGCGGTCGCAGAGTCATGAAAAACCACACCATCGTTCAACTTCACAGAGTTCCTCACTTGCAACATTCTCATAAGGTAACGCACACCTTCTTGAAGACACTGTAAGACATGCAGCGTTGTAATACTTACTCAGATCATGGCAACTTAAACAGGCACTGTGGAGTGAGAGATTGGAAAAAGAACCTTAAGGAATGTGGCTTTGTTCTTCTTAATCCACTGCTTGCGCTGGTGCAGTGTGTGGcagtacatatataataatgcCCCACGCCTCCAGTATAGGCACTCTAAGAGCTCCAGGCCTAGCACAGACTGCACCTGATCCAAAATAGAGGTTCATACAAAAAGTTGCTTCCAGCAGAGTGTTTAACAAGTCCTTTCAAGGGTTTTAAAAGGGGTAACGGCTTTTTTTGTCTAATTAACATCAAGTCAGGTCGTAATGCATCAAAATTCGCAATAACATgcatgcatttttacatttcatacaaaaacattactaacaaaaaaatgtaacaaagttGCACATTTCCAGATGGCATAGAAAAGATTGTTTACAGGCAAATACTACCTCTTGAGCAGGTACCAGTCGTCCTGCTAAAACCTCTGGCTCTGTCAAGTCTTGTAGTAACTGCTGAATTTTAAAAGGAGAAGTATCTTCTGGAAATTCCTGGTCTACAAGCTTGTTTTCCTCATAAAATGTAATGTCCAAGACAACCTGTGAACACACAGCGGAAAAGAATGCACAATATGATCCACAGTGTCAGAAATGTGGCCAAAATGACTTTTAGCTTGGTGTGATGAAAATCAATAG
Above is a genomic segment from Triplophysa rosa linkage group LG17, Trosa_1v2, whole genome shotgun sequence containing:
- the rimoc1 gene encoding RAB7A-interacting MON1-CCZ1 complex subunit 1, translated to MADDYRRSVELERRIFELDNKCATLRTEKPDDDYLQNASSILDKLKTFYRHGGESSSLPKLLQDFTQVVLDITFYEENKLVDQEFPEDTSPFKIQQLLQDLTEPEVLAGRLVPAQEVQSVLGLELLECLYWRRGALLYMYCHTLHQRKQWIKKNKATFLKCLQEGVRYLMRMLQVRNSVKLNDGVVFHDSATANFLAEGIFSDTHLLTMMYIGEMCFWAVKYEDCSMDSTERKEDRLHFRDIGTQILHKYVLACEGPLQGQGWNTENAKEILSILQ